A region from the Sutcliffiella horikoshii genome encodes:
- a CDS encoding polysaccharide biosynthesis protein, whose amino-acid sequence MAGLFRVFTLLAADISLLVAALFLSSFLATGTLLGENTHILTSAIMSLVLIHVLVSHKYKLYRKAWEYASVGELYIIIKIVSINILLAIPIQFFLGNGLQIRMLLTTWFIYLVCIGGSRFGWRLWRDNVLHKKGVVKRTLIIGAGAAGRMVARQLLNNPRSDLHPIAFIDDDNKKNKLDILGIPVVGGRESIVRAVKELEIEHIVIAIPSLHQKELNQIFLECGKTKVKTQTLPMLEDLMTGKVSVNHFRDVQVEDLLGRAPVELDIDSISETITNRVVLVTGAGGSIGSEICRQVSSFFPSKLVLLGHGENSIYSIEMELKETFKDTNIEFVTEIADIQDGKKMGTIMEKHQPYIVYHAAAHKHVPLMERNPEEAVKNNIIGTKNVALAANWNNVHTFVMISSDKAVNPTSVMGSTKRLAEMIIQDLDKKSTTKFIAVRFGNVLGSRGSVIPRFKKQIMVGGPVTVTHPDMIRYFMTIPEASRLVIQAGSLARGGEIFVLDMGEPVKILDLAKNLIKLSGYSVEDIGIEYSGVRPGEKLFEELLNDNEIQEKQIYPKIHIGKTSQLYMNEIDELLQNLEVYGNEDLRETLLQLANRKAMEEHAEKPKVMLTVTG is encoded by the coding sequence TTGGCAGGTTTGTTTAGAGTGTTCACCTTATTGGCAGCAGACATCTCTTTATTGGTAGCAGCGTTGTTTTTAAGTAGCTTTTTAGCCACAGGAACTTTACTAGGGGAAAATACTCATATCTTGACTTCAGCCATCATGAGTCTAGTGCTTATCCATGTTCTAGTTTCTCATAAGTACAAATTGTATAGAAAAGCATGGGAGTATGCGAGTGTAGGGGAATTATACATAATTATTAAAATAGTTAGTATCAACATACTCCTTGCAATACCTATCCAGTTTTTCTTAGGCAATGGTTTGCAAATCCGCATGCTACTTACAACCTGGTTTATCTACCTGGTTTGCATAGGAGGATCGAGGTTCGGCTGGAGACTGTGGAGGGATAATGTATTACATAAAAAAGGAGTAGTCAAACGAACATTAATTATTGGCGCAGGTGCAGCGGGAAGAATGGTAGCAAGGCAGCTCTTGAACAACCCGAGGTCAGATTTACATCCCATCGCTTTCATTGATGATGATAATAAAAAGAATAAATTGGACATTCTGGGTATTCCCGTTGTAGGGGGACGTGAGAGTATCGTCAGAGCGGTTAAAGAGCTGGAAATTGAGCATATCGTCATTGCCATTCCATCCTTACACCAAAAAGAACTGAACCAAATCTTCTTGGAATGCGGGAAAACAAAGGTGAAAACGCAGACCCTTCCGATGCTGGAGGATTTAATGACTGGTAAAGTTTCCGTCAATCATTTCCGAGACGTACAGGTGGAAGACTTACTTGGAAGAGCGCCGGTAGAATTGGACATTGATAGTATTTCAGAAACCATCACAAATAGAGTTGTTTTGGTAACAGGAGCTGGCGGCTCTATCGGCTCGGAAATATGCAGACAAGTATCCTCATTTTTTCCATCTAAATTAGTATTACTTGGCCATGGGGAAAATAGCATTTACTCGATAGAGATGGAATTGAAAGAAACGTTTAAGGATACCAACATTGAATTTGTGACGGAAATAGCGGACATCCAGGACGGCAAGAAAATGGGCACAATCATGGAAAAGCACCAGCCATACATTGTTTACCATGCAGCTGCCCACAAACATGTGCCATTGATGGAACGAAATCCTGAAGAGGCAGTAAAAAACAATATCATCGGCACTAAGAATGTCGCACTTGCCGCTAACTGGAATAACGTTCATACCTTTGTCATGATATCCTCCGACAAAGCCGTAAATCCAACAAGCGTAATGGGATCTACTAAAAGATTAGCGGAAATGATCATTCAAGATTTGGATAAAAAGAGTACCACCAAATTCATTGCTGTTCGTTTTGGCAATGTCTTAGGTAGTAGGGGAAGCGTCATTCCGCGATTTAAAAAGCAAATAATGGTTGGTGGACCGGTCACCGTAACCCATCCAGACATGATTAGATATTTTATGACTATTCCGGAGGCGTCACGACTTGTGATCCAGGCAGGAAGTCTCGCGCGCGGCGGAGAAATTTTTGTGCTCGATATGGGTGAACCAGTTAAAATACTGGACCTAGCAAAAAACCTGATAAAACTATCCGGCTATTCGGTAGAAGACATCGGCATTGAATATTCAGGGGTACGACCCGGCGAAAAGTTGTTTGAAGAACTGCTTAACGATAACGAAATTCAGGAAAAACAGATCTATCCCAAAATACACATCGGAAAGACATCACAATTGTATATGAATGAGATAGATGAATTACTGCAGAATCTAGAAGTTTATGGTAACGAAGATCTAAGAGAAACTTTACTACAACTAGCCAACAGAAAAGCGATGGAAGAGCACGCAGAAAAGCCAAAAGTGATGCTCACCGTTACAGGATAA
- a CDS encoding glycosyltransferase family 4 protein, with protein sequence MSKKILFCATVDYHFKAFHLPTMKWFKEQGWEVHVAAAGNIELPFTDKKHVIPIHRSPFRKDNKKAYQELKAIINQNQFKIIHCHTPLGGVLTRLAAKEARKSGTKVIYTAHGFHFCKGAPYINWLLYYPIEKQLASYTDCLITINREDYTLAVDHRFPAPNIEMVNGVGVDTTRFQPVTDKQKKELRLKLGFKQDDFILFYAAEFNKNKNQKVLINALTSIKDELPQARLLLAGEGIQQEECKKLAKRLGVSSQVEFLGFRKDIDQILPACDVAVGSSFREGLPVNIMEAMACGLPVVASDNRGHRELVFEEYNGFLLKENCSNEFSVAWKYLYTNTEQRELLGRNGRKLILSKFNEEAVHHQLTEIYKKNMPEQEGVLWEAR encoded by the coding sequence TTGTCAAAAAAAATTCTATTTTGTGCAACAGTGGACTACCATTTTAAAGCGTTCCACTTGCCTACAATGAAATGGTTCAAAGAACAAGGTTGGGAAGTCCATGTTGCTGCAGCAGGAAATATAGAATTACCTTTTACAGATAAGAAACATGTCATTCCCATCCACCGCTCACCGTTCCGTAAGGACAACAAGAAAGCCTATCAGGAATTAAAAGCCATTATCAATCAGAACCAGTTTAAAATCATTCACTGTCACACTCCACTCGGCGGCGTGTTGACACGGCTTGCGGCCAAAGAAGCCAGAAAAAGTGGCACAAAAGTTATCTACACCGCACACGGTTTTCACTTTTGCAAAGGTGCACCATACATAAACTGGCTATTATACTATCCGATTGAAAAGCAACTGGCTTCCTATACGGACTGTCTGATTACTATAAATCGTGAAGATTACACACTGGCAGTTGATCACCGCTTCCCGGCACCTAATATAGAAATGGTGAACGGGGTGGGAGTAGACACAACCCGCTTTCAACCTGTAACGGATAAACAGAAAAAAGAACTTCGCTTAAAACTGGGATTCAAACAAGATGACTTTATCCTTTTCTATGCCGCCGAATTCAATAAAAACAAAAATCAAAAAGTACTTATTAACGCATTAACATCCATAAAAGACGAACTTCCCCAAGCTCGTCTTTTGCTTGCCGGAGAAGGGATCCAACAGGAGGAATGTAAGAAACTAGCCAAAAGACTTGGAGTTTCTTCTCAAGTAGAATTCCTCGGTTTCAGAAAAGACATCGACCAAATCCTTCCCGCCTGTGACGTAGCAGTGGGATCCAGTTTCCGCGAAGGCCTCCCCGTCAACATCATGGAAGCCATGGCCTGCGGCTTACCAGTAGTTGCAAGTGACAATCGGGGTCACAGGGAGCTGGTTTTTGAGGAGTATAATGGATTTTTGCTTAAAGAAAACTGCAGTAACGAGTTTTCAGTAGCATGGAAGTACCTCTATACAAACACCGAACAGAGGGAACTTTTAGGCCGGAACGGAAGAAAGCTAATTCTAAGCAAATTTAATGAAGAAGCGGTACATCACCAACTTACAGAAATCTACAAAAAGAATATGCCAGAACAGGAGGGGGTTCTATGGGAAGCCCGATAA
- a CDS encoding glycosyltransferase family 1 protein has translation MLKSNENPLGMKKKLRVLHIVGAMNRAGTETMLMNIFRNIDRSKIHFDFLSFSKLVAHYDEEIHSLGGRVIRITNTQSILGIVKAIRKYGPYDAVHSHTLFHCGIANLAARIAGVKIRIAHAHTTLDKNDTILRSIYIFSMRAATKLTSTHYLACSKQAGAYLFGNATEENQKYMYFPNLIDYSQFESMKVDEVAVFKKEVGLEDKKVIGHIGRFIEAKNHQFLLKILKSIIKKDDTYRLLLVGDGDLREDIQKYAKKEGIFEYIKFVGIRDDIATMLQSMDVFVFPSIYEGLGLVLLEAQASGLPCIVSEAIQPEADLQLGLFTKLFLNDDPNLWAEKIINITNRNHMEKPMIIRSTFENSGYSLSKGISKLVEIYNGNYTGGKYEKDPYFVL, from the coding sequence TTGCTTAAAAGCAATGAAAATCCTTTAGGGATGAAAAAGAAGCTTAGGGTTCTTCACATTGTAGGTGCAATGAATCGAGCAGGGACAGAAACCATGTTGATGAATATTTTTAGAAACATAGATAGATCAAAAATTCACTTTGACTTTTTATCCTTTAGTAAACTGGTAGCACATTATGATGAAGAAATCCACAGCTTAGGTGGCCGGGTAATAAGAATAACTAACACACAGTCCATTCTAGGGATAGTTAAAGCAATTAGAAAGTATGGCCCGTACGACGCCGTGCATTCTCATACACTTTTTCACTGTGGTATAGCTAACCTCGCAGCCAGGATTGCTGGTGTGAAAATCCGAATCGCTCATGCACATACGACACTTGATAAAAACGACACCATTTTAAGATCGATATATATATTTTCTATGAGAGCCGCAACTAAATTAACGTCTACACATTACCTGGCCTGTAGTAAACAAGCAGGAGCCTATTTATTTGGAAACGCTACGGAAGAAAACCAAAAGTATATGTACTTTCCCAACTTAATAGATTATTCGCAGTTTGAATCTATGAAGGTAGATGAAGTGGCAGTATTTAAAAAGGAAGTTGGGCTGGAAGATAAGAAAGTAATAGGACATATTGGAAGATTCATTGAGGCTAAAAATCATCAATTTTTACTGAAGATCCTAAAATCAATAATTAAAAAAGATGACACATACAGGCTATTATTAGTAGGGGACGGGGATTTGAGAGAGGACATTCAAAAATACGCAAAAAAAGAGGGAATATTTGAATATATTAAGTTTGTAGGGATAAGAGACGATATTGCTACAATGCTGCAGAGTATGGATGTTTTCGTGTTCCCTTCAATATACGAAGGTCTCGGTCTTGTTCTTCTTGAGGCCCAGGCAAGCGGATTGCCTTGTATAGTGTCAGAAGCTATCCAACCTGAAGCAGATTTACAATTAGGTTTATTCACTAAACTTTTCTTGAACGATGATCCTAACTTGTGGGCAGAAAAAATAATCAATATCACCAATCGAAATCATATGGAAAAACCTATGATCATCAGAAGCACCTTTGAAAATAGTGGATATTCCCTATCTAAAGGTATTTCTAAATTAGTTGAAATATACAATGGAAACTACACTGGAGGGAAGTATGAAAAGGATCCTTATTTCGTCCTTTGA
- a CDS encoding DegT/DnrJ/EryC1/StrS family aminotransferase gives MKYVQEAFQTNWIAPLGPNVDAFEKEIASYVGVNDAVAVSSGTAAIHLALSLLGVEKGDKIFCSTLTFVASANPILYQGAEPVFIDSEPDTWNMSPEALQNAFIDALVRGKLPKAVIVVNLYGQSAKMDEITELCNHYGVPLVEDAAESLGSLYKGKPSGTFGEFGIFSFNGNKIITTSSGGMLVSNDKNKTDEARFLATQARDQAVHYQHSRMGYNYRLSNILAGIGRGQLEVLEERVEARRAIFNRYYEELAHLPGVYFMPELEGTRTNRWLTALTIKEEEAGVTVQELLGHLSENNIEARPVWKPLHLQPLFQSAAYYPHSNEESISDLLFRKGICLPSGSNLTEEEQYRIINIIKESMKAVVEKLA, from the coding sequence ATGAAATATGTACAAGAAGCCTTCCAGACCAATTGGATAGCCCCACTTGGCCCGAATGTCGATGCTTTCGAAAAAGAAATAGCAAGTTATGTAGGAGTCAATGATGCTGTAGCAGTTAGTTCAGGAACTGCAGCTATTCATTTGGCTCTTTCTTTATTAGGAGTGGAAAAAGGTGATAAGATTTTTTGTTCAACCTTGACGTTTGTAGCTAGTGCAAATCCCATTCTTTATCAAGGAGCGGAGCCAGTCTTTATTGATTCAGAGCCGGATACTTGGAATATGTCGCCTGAAGCACTGCAGAATGCTTTTATTGATGCTTTAGTTCGGGGGAAACTACCCAAAGCGGTTATTGTAGTTAATCTCTACGGTCAAAGTGCAAAAATGGATGAAATTACGGAGCTATGTAATCATTATGGAGTTCCGCTAGTTGAGGATGCGGCAGAGTCACTGGGTTCTTTATATAAAGGAAAGCCAAGTGGTACCTTTGGTGAATTCGGGATTTTTTCGTTTAACGGAAATAAAATAATTACTACTTCCAGTGGTGGAATGCTAGTTTCTAACGACAAGAACAAAACAGACGAAGCGCGCTTTTTAGCCACACAGGCAAGAGATCAAGCCGTTCATTATCAACATAGCAGAATGGGGTATAACTATCGTCTCAGTAATATCTTAGCGGGTATAGGGAGAGGGCAACTGGAAGTATTGGAAGAAAGAGTGGAAGCAAGGCGGGCTATCTTCAACAGGTATTATGAAGAACTTGCCCATTTACCTGGCGTTTACTTTATGCCAGAGCTAGAAGGTACGAGAACAAACAGGTGGCTGACGGCACTGACAATAAAGGAAGAAGAGGCTGGAGTGACTGTTCAAGAGTTACTTGGTCATCTGTCTGAGAACAATATAGAAGCACGTCCCGTATGGAAGCCGCTACATTTGCAGCCATTATTTCAATCGGCGGCTTATTACCCTCACAGTAATGAAGAAAGTATCTCTGATCTTCTGTTTAGAAAAGGAATATGCCTTCCTTCAGGATCAAATCTAACGGAAGAAGAACAATACAGAATTATAAACATTATAAAAGAATCCATGAAAGCAGTGGTGGAAAAGCTTGCTTAA
- the galU gene encoding UTP--glucose-1-phosphate uridylyltransferase GalU codes for MKVRKAIIPAAGLGTRFLPATKAMPKEMLPIVDKPTIQYIVEEAINAGIEDILIVTGKGKRAIEDHFDNSFELEQNLLSKGKVELLNEVQKPSNVDIHYIRQKEPKGLGHAIWCARKFIGNEPFAVLLGDDIVQSETPCLKQMIDQFDRFSSSMLGVQSVKPDEVSRYGIVDGKEISNQLYTINALVEKPSMDEAPSNLAIMGRYILTPRIFDILQNQTPGAGGEIQLTDAIATLNQFEAVYAYEFEGKRYDVGEKLGFIETTIEFALQHDDLKYPLLDFLSKVMNRETIK; via the coding sequence ATGAAAGTAAGAAAGGCAATTATTCCAGCTGCGGGTCTCGGAACAAGATTTCTCCCGGCTACAAAAGCGATGCCAAAGGAAATGCTTCCGATTGTCGACAAACCTACCATTCAATACATTGTGGAAGAAGCTATCAATGCAGGTATAGAAGATATCCTGATTGTGACAGGTAAAGGAAAACGCGCAATTGAGGATCATTTTGATAACTCATTTGAATTGGAGCAGAACTTACTAAGCAAAGGAAAAGTGGAACTCCTGAATGAAGTGCAGAAACCATCCAATGTGGATATTCATTATATCCGTCAAAAAGAACCCAAAGGACTGGGGCATGCCATCTGGTGCGCTAGAAAATTTATTGGGAATGAGCCATTTGCCGTACTGCTAGGTGATGACATTGTTCAGTCGGAGACACCGTGTCTTAAGCAGATGATCGACCAATTTGATCGCTTCAGTTCTAGCATGTTAGGTGTACAAAGTGTGAAACCTGACGAAGTTTCCAGATATGGAATTGTTGATGGAAAAGAAATAAGTAATCAACTTTATACCATTAATGCCCTTGTTGAAAAACCTTCAATGGATGAAGCTCCTTCTAACTTAGCGATTATGGGACGCTATATTTTAACACCGAGGATATTTGACATCCTCCAAAACCAGACTCCAGGAGCCGGAGGGGAAATTCAGCTTACAGATGCTATCGCTACTCTTAATCAATTCGAGGCAGTATATGCCTATGAGTTTGAGGGAAAACGCTATGACGTCGGTGAAAAACTCGGATTCATTGAAACAACCATCGAATTTGCCCTACAACATGATGACTTGAAATATCCACTATTGGATTTTCTATCAAAGGTGATGAACCGGGAAACCATTAAATAA
- a CDS encoding glycosyltransferase family 1 protein gives MGSPIRVLHAVVNMNRGGAETLLMNLYRNIDRTKIQFDFLTCKEGVFDNEIQSLGGKVHRIPYITDVGHLGYTKALNHFFSSNKEYTIVHSHMDKMSGLVLKVAKEHNVPTRIAHSHNTSSEGNSIAKLYKWYIGKAILTSATHYMACSEMAAKWLFKDKIHQAQILKNGIEPEGFKFSSLNRERIRGEFGIKNSDYVIGHIGRFNEQKNHNFLLDVFAKIAKVDKNAYLLLVGDGILREQLKKKAISLKLENKVIFTGIRSDIPNLLQGMDLFAFPSLHEGLPVTLIEAQSAGVPCLISDVITEEVDLGLGLVEYFPIKKHHPWVDAIITKMSTSTNRVMDSSKVLSDKGYNIKNTASWTEGFYSAI, from the coding sequence ATGGGAAGCCCGATAAGAGTACTTCACGCCGTAGTGAATATGAATCGGGGCGGGGCGGAGACTCTTTTGATGAACCTTTACAGAAATATTGATCGAACAAAAATACAGTTTGATTTTCTTACCTGTAAGGAAGGGGTTTTTGATAATGAAATTCAAAGCCTAGGAGGAAAAGTCCACCGGATCCCTTATATTACAGACGTTGGACATTTGGGATACACCAAAGCACTCAACCATTTTTTTTCCTCCAACAAAGAATATACAATTGTCCACTCTCACATGGATAAAATGAGTGGTTTGGTGTTGAAAGTAGCTAAAGAACATAATGTACCTACTAGGATAGCGCATAGTCACAACACTAGTAGTGAGGGGAACTCAATAGCTAAACTTTACAAATGGTATATAGGGAAAGCCATATTAACAAGTGCCACCCACTATATGGCGTGTTCCGAAATGGCTGCAAAATGGCTTTTTAAAGATAAGATTCATCAAGCACAAATCCTTAAAAACGGGATTGAACCAGAGGGCTTTAAGTTTTCATCATTGAATAGAGAACGCATAAGGGGGGAATTCGGAATTAAGAATTCGGATTATGTGATAGGTCATATAGGAAGATTCAACGAACAAAAAAATCATAACTTTTTATTAGATGTTTTCGCAAAAATAGCAAAAGTCGATAAGAACGCTTACCTTCTACTGGTGGGGGACGGGATCTTACGAGAACAGCTGAAGAAAAAGGCGATCAGTCTAAAGTTGGAGAACAAAGTGATTTTTACGGGTATTAGAAGTGATATACCAAACCTGCTTCAGGGAATGGATTTGTTTGCATTTCCGTCTTTACATGAGGGATTGCCTGTTACATTAATTGAAGCCCAGAGTGCAGGTGTCCCATGTTTAATCTCTGATGTCATTACAGAAGAAGTTGATTTGGGGTTAGGGTTGGTAGAATATTTTCCTATAAAAAAACATCATCCATGGGTGGATGCCATAATCACTAAAATGAGCACTTCAACCAACAGGGTCATGGACTCTTCAAAGGTATTAAGTGACAAGGGCTACAATATAAAAAATACAGCATCTTGGACAGAAGGTTTTTACTCGGCAATATAA
- a CDS encoding sugar transferase — protein MKRTLDIILSILVLSLFSPLFIVVSILIWFNMGSPILYKQKRPGLNGKPFILYKFRTMTNFTDKHGRYLSDETRLTSFGSFLRRYSLDEIPQFINVLTGELSLVGPRPLLMEYLPLYSKEQFKRHLVKPGITGWAQVNGRNAISWEEKFDLDVWYVYNYSFFLDLKILLLTVIKVIKKEGISQPGYATIQPFSKEESRAGGGHG, from the coding sequence ATGAAAAGAACTTTAGATATCATACTCTCAATACTCGTATTATCCTTATTTTCCCCATTATTTATAGTTGTTTCTATTTTAATTTGGTTTAACATGGGCTCCCCAATCCTCTATAAACAGAAAAGACCAGGCCTGAATGGAAAACCTTTTATCCTTTATAAATTTAGAACTATGACAAATTTTACAGATAAGCATGGAAGGTACCTTTCGGATGAAACGAGATTAACTTCATTCGGATCATTTCTAAGAAGGTATAGTCTGGATGAAATCCCTCAATTCATCAACGTATTAACAGGGGAACTTAGTCTTGTTGGACCAAGGCCACTTTTGATGGAGTATTTACCGCTCTATAGTAAAGAGCAATTTAAGCGGCATCTAGTTAAGCCAGGAATAACAGGGTGGGCCCAAGTGAATGGAAGAAATGCTATTTCGTGGGAGGAAAAGTTTGATTTAGATGTTTGGTATGTCTACAACTATTCCTTTTTTCTTGATTTAAAGATCCTTTTGTTAACGGTGATAAAGGTAATTAAAAAGGAAGGTATATCACAACCAGGTTATGCAACGATTCAACCTTTCTCGAAAGAAGAATCAAGAGCAGGTGGTGGTCATGGATGA
- a CDS encoding EpsG family protein, which produces MTVLYLNLVTVFSLAGIARYFSTPAMAASLDSPTEIKPNRYLTMLAMITLVLVSGLRTNIGDTFFYRHAFEVQDFTLEFVLSEKDIGFGFLQMLLKYLSEDPQILILATALITNLLIVIVIYKYSRLIELSLFVYITSGLFLVSMNGIRQFLAAAIIFASTKYIMDGSWKKFIVVVLVAFTFHQSALILIPIYFLVRREAWTRSTFALLVLAMIVVVGYNQFSTLLFSALEDTQYGHYSEFVEGGASILRVVVYAAPLFIAYLGREKLRKIFPNSDYIVNLCILNLIFMIIASQNWIFARFTIYFGLYNLILIAWIVKLVKERDQKFLYYGIFIFYLAYFYYEHVISLGILYKSNYL; this is translated from the coding sequence ATGACTGTACTTTACCTTAACCTTGTTACTGTTTTTTCATTGGCTGGGATTGCTAGGTACTTCTCCACACCTGCTATGGCCGCTTCCCTGGATTCGCCAACAGAAATTAAACCGAATAGATATTTAACAATGTTGGCGATGATAACACTTGTCTTAGTATCGGGACTACGAACAAATATAGGGGATACCTTTTTTTATCGACATGCTTTTGAAGTACAGGATTTCACTTTGGAGTTTGTTTTAAGTGAAAAGGATATAGGGTTTGGTTTTCTGCAAATGCTATTAAAATACTTGTCAGAAGATCCGCAGATTTTAATATTAGCAACAGCATTGATAACAAATCTGCTAATTGTCATTGTCATTTACAAGTACTCTAGATTGATAGAACTTAGTCTGTTTGTTTACATCACAAGCGGCTTGTTTTTAGTCTCTATGAATGGAATAAGACAATTCCTTGCTGCAGCTATTATTTTTGCATCAACAAAATACATTATGGATGGAAGTTGGAAGAAATTCATTGTAGTGGTCTTAGTTGCCTTCACCTTTCATCAAAGTGCACTCATACTTATTCCTATCTATTTTTTGGTTAGAAGGGAAGCATGGACTAGATCCACATTTGCATTGCTAGTCCTTGCTATGATTGTAGTGGTTGGTTATAACCAATTTTCAACCTTACTATTTAGTGCTTTGGAAGATACTCAATATGGACATTATAGTGAGTTTGTTGAAGGCGGCGCCAGTATCCTAAGAGTGGTAGTGTATGCTGCACCATTATTTATCGCGTATTTAGGAAGAGAGAAACTAAGAAAGATCTTCCCTAATAGTGATTATATTGTAAATCTATGTATCTTGAATCTGATTTTCATGATTATTGCTTCCCAGAATTGGATTTTTGCAAGGTTTACCATCTATTTTGGATTATACAATTTAATCTTAATTGCTTGGATAGTAAAGTTGGTGAAAGAAAGAGATCAAAAATTCCTCTATTATGGAATATTCATTTTCTACTTAGCTTACTTTTACTATGAACATGTCATCTCATTAGGTATTTTGTACAAAAGCAATTATTTATAA
- a CDS encoding acetyltransferase — MKVVIVGQGGHSKVVKEAIAFHGNMKIIGYLDDNYQELVFENELYYGPIRSNKELLLIEPNIKFIIAIGNNKVRKMIVEKLGLKETQFITVIHPKAIISTSAIIGVGSVILANAVVNTDATIGAHTIINTSGIIEHDNVIEDFAHISPNATLTGTVHIEEGVHVGAGANIIPNISIGKWSTIGAGATVINHIPAFSTAVGVPARINAKEGDEVVAINIQ; from the coding sequence ATCAAGGTCGTTATTGTCGGGCAGGGAGGACACAGCAAAGTCGTTAAAGAAGCCATTGCATTTCATGGCAACATGAAGATCATTGGTTATTTAGATGATAACTATCAAGAACTTGTTTTCGAAAATGAATTATATTATGGTCCGATTCGGTCTAACAAAGAACTATTGCTAATAGAACCCAATATTAAATTTATTATTGCAATTGGTAATAACAAAGTGAGAAAGATGATTGTGGAAAAATTGGGTTTGAAAGAAACACAGTTCATCACAGTGATTCACCCTAAAGCAATAATAAGTACCTCCGCAATAATCGGAGTGGGATCAGTAATACTTGCAAATGCAGTTGTTAACACGGATGCAACAATAGGAGCACATACCATTATAAACACAAGTGGAATTATAGAACATGATAATGTCATTGAAGATTTTGCCCACATATCCCCAAATGCAACCTTAACAGGCACTGTGCATATTGAAGAAGGGGTACATGTTGGTGCTGGTGCCAATATCATTCCGAACATAAGCATTGGAAAATGGTCGACGATTGGAGCAGGTGCAACAGTAATAAATCATATACCTGCATTCTCTACAGCAGTAGGTGTCCCTGCAAGAATTAACGCGAAAGAAGGTGATGAGGTTGTCGCAATCAATATCCAATAA
- a CDS encoding glycosyltransferase family 2 protein translates to MKLLTVFTPTYNRSYCLGRCYESLKNQTSNIFTWLIIDDGSTDGTKELVDRWKNENKIDIEYIWQENQGMHGAHNTAYEHITTELNVCIDSDDYMPIDAVEKIVTFWKEHGSEKVSGIVGLDLFTNGQVIGTLLPKEYKTSTLFNLYNKHGVKGDKKLVYRTELTKRYPYPIFTGEKYVGLAYKYFKLDQDYELLIMNEALCVVEYLPDGSSVNMLNQYRMNPKGFAFYRKELMKLPFVSFMFKVRQAVHYVSSSLMMNNRKFISEAPNKRITTLVLPFGYLLYLYIITKTKVA, encoded by the coding sequence ATGAAGTTATTAACAGTATTTACACCAACATATAATAGAAGCTATTGTCTTGGAAGATGTTATGAGAGTCTCAAAAATCAGACCAGCAATATTTTCACATGGTTAATTATCGATGACGGATCAACTGATGGAACAAAAGAATTAGTTGATAGATGGAAAAATGAAAATAAAATTGATATTGAGTATATCTGGCAGGAAAATCAAGGAATGCACGGTGCTCACAACACTGCCTATGAGCATATCACCACCGAATTAAATGTTTGCATAGATTCGGATGACTACATGCCAATAGATGCTGTAGAAAAAATAGTGACTTTTTGGAAAGAGCATGGCAGCGAGAAAGTAAGTGGAATTGTAGGATTGGATCTTTTTACAAATGGTCAGGTTATTGGGACCCTCCTTCCTAAAGAATACAAAACATCCACACTTTTTAACTTGTATAACAAGCACGGGGTAAAAGGAGATAAAAAACTCGTATACAGGACTGAATTAACCAAAAGATACCCCTATCCCATTTTTACCGGAGAAAAATATGTAGGGTTGGCTTATAAGTATTTTAAGCTGGATCAAGACTACGAACTACTAATCATGAATGAGGCATTATGTGTCGTAGAATATCTCCCAGATGGTTCTTCCGTCAATATGTTAAACCAATATCGAATGAATCCCAAGGGGTTTGCATTTTATCGAAAAGAACTGATGAAGCTCCCATTCGTAAGTTTTATGTTCAAAGTTAGGCAAGCTGTGCATTATGTATCCAGCAGTTTAATGATGAATAACAGGAAGTTCATTTCCGAAGCTCCAAACAAGAGGATTACAACATTGGTTCTCCCATTTGGATATTTGCTCTATTTATACATCATAACAAAAACAAAGGTTGCTTAG